A genomic region of Miscanthus floridulus cultivar M001 chromosome 3, ASM1932011v1, whole genome shotgun sequence contains the following coding sequences:
- the LOC136544340 gene encoding uncharacterized protein produces the protein MDGGSGLNIMYAKTLDKMGIVPSRQAVPLGVITIGTSFQRAYECEVESCRHASAVIASKELATLKEEVIEGVPDAKRSSGSFESVEGPKEVLLDPSNSEGKKVCIGTALSSE, from the exons atggatgggggcagcggcctcaacatcatgtacgccaagacgctcgacaagatgggcatCGTGCCTagtaggcaagccgtgccactagg ggtcatcaccatcggcacctccttccagcgcgcttacgagtgcgaagtcgaaagCTGTAGACACGCATCTGCAgtcatcgcctccaaagagctcgccaccctcaaggaggaggtcattgaaggggtGCCCGATGCGAAGAGGTCATCTGGATCGTTCGAATCAGTGGAAGGACCCAAGGAGGTCCTCCTGGACCCCAgcaactccgagggcaaaaaagtctgtATCGGGactgcgctctcctccgaatag